A genomic region of Aeropyrum pernix K1 contains the following coding sequences:
- a CDS encoding carbamate kinase produces MDSGRLAVIALGGNAIAGPGMDVSVESQTAAVKRASSIIADVLADGWRSVITHGNGPQVGYLSEAFEALPPERPRQPLYIATAMTQAWIGLLLKHSLEEELRRRGLNVLVPVVISRVLVDVSDPSFNNPSKPVGPIYGREEAEELSRRYGWVFKRDPRGGFRRVVPSPRPVSIVDRDLIAEASAESPAVVALGGGGVPVVERPGGVLEPVEAVVDKDLASSLLATQLNADLLVILTDVPGVAVNYGREGERWLRRAAASELKKYLREGHFPPGSMGPKVEAAISFVERTGKPAVIGSLEEARQVLSLQAGTVVMLG; encoded by the coding sequence TAAGAGGGCTTCCTCCATCATAGCCGACGTTCTGGCGGACGGGTGGCGGTCTGTTATAACGCATGGCAACGGACCGCAGGTCGGGTATCTGTCTGAGGCTTTCGAGGCTCTTCCTCCCGAAAGGCCTAGGCAGCCCCTCTACATAGCCACAGCCATGACGCAGGCTTGGATAGGCCTCCTTCTCAAACATTCCCTCGAGGAGGAGCTGAGGAGGCGAGGTTTGAATGTGCTGGTGCCAGTCGTGATATCAAGAGTTCTGGTCGATGTTAGCGACCCCTCCTTCAACAACCCGTCTAAACCCGTAGGGCCGATCTACGGCAGGGAAGAGGCGGAGGAACTCTCAAGAAGGTATGGCTGGGTGTTTAAGAGAGACCCTCGCGGCGGCTTCAGGAGGGTAGTACCCAGCCCCAGGCCGGTGTCAATAGTTGACAGAGACCTTATAGCCGAGGCTAGTGCCGAGTCGCCGGCGGTTGTGGCTCTGGGGGGAGGCGGCGTGCCAGTGGTGGAGCGCCCTGGCGGCGTGCTGGAGCCTGTTGAGGCAGTCGTGGATAAGGACTTAGCCTCAAGCCTTCTCGCAACCCAGCTCAACGCGGATCTTCTGGTGATACTGACTGACGTCCCCGGGGTGGCGGTTAACTATGGTAGGGAAGGTGAGAGGTGGCTGAGAAGGGCTGCTGCGAGCGAGTTGAAGAAGTACCTTAGGGAGGGTCACTTCCCGCCGGGTAGTATGGGGCCCAAAGTTGAAGCTGCAATAAGCTTCGTCGAGCGTACTGGAAAACCTGCTGTAATAGGCAGCCTTGAAGAGGCCCGCCAGGTCCTCTCTCTCCAGGCTGGCACTGTAGTGATGCTAGGTTAA